The nucleotide window CCGCTGGACGAGGACGACGGCGGGCCGCCCCCGCGGGAGCATCTCGAAGAGGAGTTCACTCGACGGCCCGTAGGGCAGATTCGACACCGACGCCGTGTATGCGGGCCACTCCGCGTCGAGGGCGTCACCCTCGATCACGGTCAGCCGATCGGCAGCGATCGCGTCGACGAACTCCCGCCGGAGGAAGGCCGCGAGCTCGGAATCGCGCTCGATCGCGACGACGTGGTCGGCGACTGCGAGCAGGCGATCCGTGAGCGCGCCCGTCCCCGCGCCGATCTCCAGGACGGTCGTGGTGTCCATCCCGGCCTCGACGGCGTACCCGACGATCCGATCGAGCACGCGGTCGTCGATCAGGAGGTGTTGATCGTCGCGTGGGTCGGGGTCGAGGCCCGCCCGATCGCGGAGTGCGTCCGGGTCGCGACCGTCGTGGTCGTCGAGTGGATCAGTCATCGTCGACGAAGATTCGGTATTTGAGATCGTCTTCGCGGATCTCTTCGAGGATGCGATCGAGGACGACCTCGCGAGGCGTGTGGAGGCCGTCGACCCGCTCGGAGAGGTCCTCGAACGACTCGAACGGACCGCGTTTGCGCTCGTCGAGGATCGCGTTCCGGAGTTTCTTCCCGATCCCCGGCAGCAGGTTCAGCGCGTGCAGCCGCGTGGTGATCGGCTGGGCCTCGGTGTAGAAATCGACGAACCGTCGCTCGTCGGTCGCGACGATCTCGTCGATGGCGTACTCCAGTTCGGACTGGGCACCGCTCGGCAGGTCGTCGTATGCGATCTGGTTGGCTCGCTCGATGACGTCCGCGTACAGCGGAACGCGATCACCGATCGAGACGTCGCCGTCCTCGGAGCACACGCACTCGAACAGTCGAAAGCCCTCGACGGTCACCACGTAGGCCAGCGGCTGTTTTTGATACTGCGGGCGGTCGTCCTCGGTGCGACCGTGGGGCAAATGATCCAGTACGACCGCCGTCGGGGACTCAGAATCCCCCTCACCCGCGCCGTTCATGACGGTCAGGTACGCAGAGCGGATACTTAAAAGCTCTCTGGTCGGACCGTCGCAGTCCGGCGACGCGAGTCGCCACGCCGGCCCGACGGTCCGGCCGGACGACGCGCGTCAGGCGTACTTCGCGACG belongs to Halococcoides cellulosivorans and includes:
- a CDS encoding DUF655 domain-containing protein, whose product is MNGAGEGDSESPTAVVLDHLPHGRTEDDRPQYQKQPLAYVVTVEGFRLFECVCSEDGDVSIGDRVPLYADVIERANQIAYDDLPSGAQSELEYAIDEIVATDERRFVDFYTEAQPITTRLHALNLLPGIGKKLRNAILDERKRGPFESFEDLSERVDGLHTPREVVLDRILEEIREDDLKYRIFVDDD
- the rsmA gene encoding 16S rRNA (adenine(1518)-N(6)/adenine(1519)-N(6))-dimethyltransferase RsmA — its product is MTDPLDDHDGRDPDALRDRAGLDPDPRDDQHLLIDDRVLDRIVGYAVEAGMDTTTVLEIGAGTGALTDRLLAVADHVVAIERDSELAAFLRREFVDAIAADRLTVIEGDALDAEWPAYTASVSNLPYGPSSELLFEMLPRGRPAVVLVQREFAERMAAGPGEDEYGRLSVTAGHYAAVTIEEPVPPTAFDPQPAVESAVVRLDPRTPTYEVSDDDRFFDVVRGVFTQRRKTTRNAIRNTTHITGIDDPAAVLDALDEEILDARPGSLAPETFARIARLA